A stretch of Arthrobacter sunyaminii DNA encodes these proteins:
- a CDS encoding SDR family NAD(P)-dependent oxidoreductase, whose translation MQTSTEDLSCASPEFSAKPGVALVVGGSGGIGAAIVRRLAAGGSTVALTYRSNRPDGLLTELGSEASAHRLDVTDTAAVDALFTQLLARHGAIHTLVHAAGPHVPMVHLSRVSPAEFASQVEADLVGFFNVVSGALPALRASAGSVVVVTTAATRRYPVRDGLSAAPKGGVEALAMALAAEEGRFGIRVNCVGPGMLTEGMSARLMESGDLDERALAAATANIPLRRFGSAGDVAEAVVFLASDRAGFISGQKLDVDGGYGV comes from the coding sequence ATGCAAACTTCCACAGAGGACCTGTCGTGCGCATCACCGGAATTCAGCGCGAAGCCCGGTGTTGCCCTGGTGGTGGGCGGTTCCGGCGGCATCGGTGCAGCCATTGTCCGCAGGCTGGCTGCCGGGGGAAGCACGGTGGCCCTGACCTACCGAAGCAATCGGCCTGATGGCCTGCTTACAGAGCTGGGTTCGGAGGCCTCGGCCCACCGCCTTGACGTGACCGACACCGCCGCCGTCGATGCGCTGTTCACGCAGCTCCTGGCCAGGCACGGCGCAATCCACACGCTCGTGCATGCTGCAGGACCGCACGTACCCATGGTTCATCTTTCCCGGGTCTCACCTGCGGAGTTCGCATCCCAGGTGGAGGCTGACCTCGTTGGCTTCTTCAACGTGGTGTCGGGCGCGCTGCCGGCACTGCGTGCCTCTGCCGGCTCCGTTGTTGTTGTCACCACCGCCGCCACCCGGCGTTATCCGGTCAGGGACGGTCTCTCCGCAGCGCCCAAGGGTGGAGTTGAGGCCTTGGCCATGGCACTGGCGGCCGAGGAGGGCAGGTTTGGCATCCGGGTCAACTGCGTCGGCCCGGGAATGCTGACCGAGGGAATGTCGGCGCGGCTCATGGAATCCGGAGATCTCGACGAGCGGGCGCTTGCCGCAGCCACGGCAAATATTCCGCTTCGCCGCTTCGGCAGCGCCGGAGACGTTGCCGAAGCGGTCGTTTTCCTGGCGTCGGACCGCGCCGGGTTCATCTCGGGGCAGAAGCTCGACGTCGACGGCGGGTACGGCGTCTAG
- a CDS encoding PadR family transcriptional regulator — MKTEPESDAQAPAELPATSRAVLGILSFGEELSGYDVKRWAEQSLAFYYWAPSQSQIYSELRRLEDQGLVESRVEQTHAAKSRRLYSITGVGRRRMREWIDGQAPDPVVLKQSMVLRLWAGHNGEAERLAEQWADYADQSRDTAARAAAHALSAEKVPAWRFPALALEWAEKYYRDEAARAEWVLERLAELEAAERDGGGAAAER; from the coding sequence ATGAAGACTGAACCCGAATCCGACGCCCAGGCGCCGGCCGAACTTCCCGCCACCAGCCGTGCTGTGCTGGGTATCCTCTCCTTCGGCGAGGAGCTCTCCGGCTACGACGTCAAGCGGTGGGCTGAACAGAGCCTGGCGTTTTATTACTGGGCGCCGTCCCAGAGCCAGATTTACTCCGAACTCAGGCGGTTGGAGGATCAGGGTCTGGTTGAATCCCGGGTCGAGCAGACCCATGCGGCAAAAAGCCGGCGGCTCTATTCGATTACCGGTGTGGGCCGCCGCCGCATGAGGGAATGGATTGACGGGCAGGCGCCGGACCCCGTTGTGCTCAAGCAGTCCATGGTGCTCCGGCTCTGGGCCGGACACAACGGTGAAGCCGAACGGCTCGCCGAGCAGTGGGCCGACTATGCCGACCAGTCCCGGGATACTGCCGCACGCGCCGCAGCACATGCCCTTTCGGCAGAGAAAGTGCCGGCCTGGCGCTTTCCTGCACTTGCACTGGAGTGGGCGGAAAAGTACTACCGCGATGAAGCTGCCCGGGCGGAATGGGTACTCGAACGCCTGGCTGAACTGGAGGCGGCAGAACGGGACGGCGGAGGCGCAGCGGCCGAGCGCTGA
- a CDS encoding ABC transporter substrate-binding protein, with protein MNVLPFRGRRGLLVAAAATTTALILSGCGSEAGAGEAGDEPFRILVLGALSAEGALGINASTSVLAAQAGAQVANEDGGILGRDIEVEVADDQGDPTAAVTLVREAINSDTPPDAILNSGPSQVADATLPIINQAGILSFNIGPTETSLDPSVFPLNFDISAGPSHHVAGQANHFEEMGYTSVGVLHGSSSYGESYGNLADEGFADGGMKVVGNEEYDVASLDMTPQLEALRAKNPDVLALDAYGAPLGYILQGLEKLGWDVPVVGNVSVAATGLVNTPPPSGVLGTEQVENLVMEVYRSTVYNPEAEVTNRAVEAMLSIDPIKATLILAYNYDAVMLLKAAAESVGSTDDPEALAAALEDPEVTKTAETAILNEYVFSADEHSPAIAGDEFQFIPPSAVKDGQFHVAK; from the coding sequence ATGAATGTTTTGCCGTTCCGCGGCCGCCGCGGACTCTTGGTTGCCGCAGCAGCAACAACAACCGCACTGATCCTCTCGGGCTGCGGCAGCGAGGCCGGAGCTGGAGAGGCAGGGGACGAACCGTTCCGCATCCTCGTCCTGGGCGCGCTGAGCGCCGAGGGTGCGCTCGGCATCAACGCCTCAACCTCGGTCCTTGCCGCTCAGGCCGGAGCTCAGGTGGCAAACGAAGACGGCGGTATTCTTGGCCGCGACATCGAAGTCGAGGTTGCCGATGACCAGGGCGACCCTACGGCTGCCGTGACGCTGGTCCGCGAAGCCATAAACTCCGACACGCCTCCTGACGCCATCCTGAATTCCGGGCCATCGCAGGTGGCGGATGCCACGCTGCCCATCATCAACCAGGCGGGCATCCTTTCCTTCAACATTGGACCTACCGAAACTTCGCTGGATCCCTCGGTCTTTCCACTGAACTTTGACATCTCCGCCGGTCCCAGCCATCACGTGGCCGGCCAGGCGAACCACTTCGAAGAGATGGGGTACACGTCGGTCGGCGTTCTGCACGGGAGCAGCTCCTACGGCGAGTCATACGGCAACCTGGCCGACGAGGGGTTTGCAGACGGGGGTATGAAGGTCGTCGGAAATGAAGAATACGACGTCGCCTCGCTCGACATGACGCCGCAGCTCGAGGCGCTCCGGGCAAAGAACCCGGACGTACTGGCCTTGGATGCATACGGAGCCCCGCTGGGGTACATACTGCAGGGTCTTGAAAAGCTGGGCTGGGATGTACCGGTCGTGGGCAATGTTTCAGTTGCCGCTACCGGACTGGTCAACACTCCGCCTCCGTCGGGGGTGTTGGGAACGGAGCAAGTGGAAAACCTCGTGATGGAGGTCTACCGAAGCACGGTTTACAACCCCGAAGCGGAAGTAACCAACCGTGCGGTGGAAGCGATGCTCTCCATTGACCCCATCAAGGCCACCCTGATCCTTGCCTACAACTACGACGCCGTGATGCTGCTCAAGGCAGCTGCCGAGTCGGTCGGAAGCACGGATGACCCCGAAGCACTTGCCGCTGCCTTGGAGGACCCGGAGGTCACCAAAACAGCAGAGACGGCCATCCTGAACGAATACGTCTTCAGCGCGGATGAGCATTCACCGGCCATTGCCGGCGACGAGTTCCAGTTCATTCCGCCGTCGGCTGTCAAGGACGGACAGTTCCACGTCGCGAAGTAG